A stretch of the Polluticoccus soli genome encodes the following:
- a CDS encoding anthranilate synthase component I family protein, translating to MQRHVATYAIAEGQYDNIKRRMLNWAQQFSIFAFLDSSNYRDHYSRYECLLAVGAIQAITDTSLDGLQSLHDTQRDWVFGHINYDHKNTLEPKVTSRHSGNMGFPETYFFVPETVCYVDTAKTKLTIETYQEPAHVFQQIIESGTRVGTELPLLIFTQRIDKEQYLQTVDQLRKHIIEGDCYEINFCNEGFCENANIEPLTVFSKLTELSPAPFAAFYRNNASYMMCASPERYLRKEGEMVLSQPIKGTAPRNVDPAKDDELRDLLYNSTKERAENVMIVDLVRNDLARCCELGSVAVDELFGIYSFPQVHQMISTVSGRLRSDMRIADALKYSFPMGSMTGAPKVMVMELIDKYEASRRELFSGTIGYITPQGDFDFNVIIRSLFYNQQSKYLSYQTGGAITFDSTPQQEWEEMRLKAWALERIFA from the coding sequence TTGCAACGACACGTAGCTACTTATGCTATAGCCGAAGGGCAATACGACAATATAAAGAGACGAATGCTGAACTGGGCACAACAGTTCAGCATTTTTGCTTTTCTGGATAGTAGCAACTATCGCGATCATTATAGTCGGTATGAATGCCTGCTTGCAGTGGGAGCCATACAGGCGATAACGGACACCTCGCTGGATGGACTACAATCGCTCCACGATACTCAACGAGACTGGGTGTTCGGTCACATCAACTACGACCATAAAAATACCCTGGAGCCAAAGGTAACGTCCCGCCATAGCGGCAATATGGGCTTTCCCGAGACATACTTCTTCGTGCCCGAAACAGTTTGTTATGTAGATACAGCCAAGACTAAGCTTACCATTGAGACCTATCAAGAGCCTGCGCATGTATTTCAGCAAATAATAGAAAGCGGTACCAGGGTTGGCACAGAATTGCCTCTGCTCATTTTTACACAGCGCATTGACAAAGAACAATACTTGCAAACGGTTGATCAGCTTCGTAAGCACATAATTGAAGGCGATTGTTACGAGATCAATTTTTGTAATGAGGGATTTTGTGAAAACGCAAATATTGAACCGTTGACGGTGTTCAGTAAGCTTACTGAATTATCGCCGGCGCCATTTGCAGCTTTCTATCGCAATAACGCATCTTACATGATGTGCGCGAGCCCGGAGCGCTACCTGAGAAAAGAAGGAGAAATGGTTCTCTCCCAGCCAATAAAGGGAACAGCGCCACGTAACGTTGATCCGGCAAAAGATGATGAACTCCGCGACCTACTGTACAATAGCACGAAAGAACGTGCAGAGAACGTCATGATCGTTGACCTGGTGCGCAACGACCTGGCCCGTTGCTGCGAGTTAGGCAGCGTTGCGGTTGATGAGCTGTTTGGTATATACTCTTTCCCTCAGGTTCACCAGATGATATCTACTGTAAGCGGCAGGCTTCGTTCTGATATGCGAATTGCAGATGCTTTGAAGTACTCGTTTCCAATGGGCAGCATGACCGGTGCACCTAAAGTAATGGTAATGGAGCTCATCGATAAATATGAAGCATCCCGGCGGGAGTTGTTTTCCGGTACCATTGGCTACATAACGCCGCAAGGCGATTTTGACTTCAATGTGATCATCAGGAGCCTGTTCTACAATCAGCAGTCAAAATACCTTTCTTACCAGACCGGTGGGGCGATCACTTTCGACAGCACGCCACAGCAGGAATGGGAAGAGATGCGCCTTAAAGCTTGGGCGCTGGAGCGGATATTTGCTTAA
- a CDS encoding YraN family protein, with product MAKHNETGIKGEQIAEKFLANKDYTILHRNWCFEKKEVDLIAQKGDMLVFVEVKTRNRLDFGFPEEAVDARKQNHLKVAAEAFMDANKEYQKIQFDIVSVLIVKGQLKEILHVEDAFY from the coding sequence ATGGCCAAACATAACGAAACTGGCATAAAAGGCGAACAAATAGCCGAAAAGTTTTTGGCGAACAAGGACTATACTATCCTGCACCGCAACTGGTGTTTCGAAAAAAAAGAGGTAGACCTGATCGCGCAAAAGGGAGATATGCTGGTATTTGTAGAGGTAAAGACCCGCAACAGGCTCGACTTCGGATTTCCTGAAGAGGCGGTTGACGCCCGAAAGCAAAATCACTTAAAGGTAGCTGCAGAGGCATTTATGGATGCCAATAAAGAATACCAGAAAATACAATTTGACATCGTAAGTGTGCTGATCGTTAAGGGGCAGCTGAAAGAAATACTACACGTAGAGGACGCTTTTTACTGA
- a CDS encoding bifunctional phosphoglucose/phosphomannose isomerase has translation MRQLVANFPIQLHEALVIGQSYKFLAAKKDFTNVILTGLGGSGIGGSIVQNYVFDKLKIPFIVNKDYFLPSFVSANSLVIVSSYSGNTEETVAALQQAIKAKATIVCITSGGKVAEIARKKKIDCILLPAGMPPRSCVGYSMTQVLFTLKHFGLVKDNFEKEIKASIKLLKEDVKDIQKKAQVIAKKLYEKTPIIYAAADFEGVAVRFRQQLNENSKVLCWHHVIPEMNHNELVGWRDKDSSKAVIILRNEDDYERVQMRIEINKQVIKKYTNNIIEIYSKGKSYWEKAIYLIHLTDWVSVMLADLRGQNATEVKVIDFLKGELSKA, from the coding sequence ATGAGACAATTAGTAGCCAATTTTCCGATTCAACTACACGAGGCACTGGTTATAGGGCAAAGTTATAAGTTCCTTGCAGCCAAAAAAGATTTCACGAATGTTATTCTTACAGGCCTTGGCGGTAGCGGTATTGGTGGCTCTATAGTTCAAAACTATGTATTCGATAAGCTGAAGATCCCTTTCATTGTCAATAAAGATTATTTTTTACCTTCTTTTGTTAGTGCCAATTCATTGGTGATCGTTTCTTCTTACTCAGGTAATACAGAAGAAACAGTTGCGGCACTGCAGCAAGCTATCAAAGCTAAAGCAACCATCGTTTGTATCACTTCTGGTGGCAAGGTTGCTGAAATAGCACGCAAGAAGAAAATAGACTGCATACTGTTACCTGCAGGCATGCCACCACGTTCATGTGTAGGGTACTCAATGACTCAGGTGCTATTCACGCTGAAGCATTTCGGCTTGGTAAAAGACAACTTCGAAAAAGAGATCAAAGCCTCCATCAAGTTGCTGAAAGAGGATGTCAAGGATATCCAGAAGAAAGCACAGGTTATAGCAAAGAAGCTGTATGAAAAAACGCCGATCATTTATGCCGCGGCTGATTTCGAAGGAGTAGCTGTACGCTTCCGCCAGCAGCTGAATGAAAACAGCAAGGTACTGTGCTGGCACCACGTGATACCTGAAATGAACCACAACGAGCTGGTAGGCTGGCGCGACAAGGATAGCTCGAAGGCAGTGATCATTTTGCGCAATGAAGATGATTATGAGCGCGTTCAAATGCGCATCGAGATCAACAAGCAGGTGATAAAAAAATACACCAACAATATCATCGAGATATACTCAAAAGGCAAGAGCTACTGGGAAAAAGCAATTTACCTGATACACCTCACCGACTGGGTTTCGGTAATGTTGGCCGACTTGCGTGGACAGAACGCTACTGAAGTAAAAGTAATCGACTTCCTGAAAGGAGAATTGTCGAAAGCATAA
- the fsa gene encoding fructose-6-phosphate aldolase, protein MKFFIDTANLAQIKEAHDLGILDGVTTNPSLMAKEGIKGHEAIMQHYKAICEISDGPVSAEVFGTTFEEIVEEGKVLAAIHPNIVVKVPMIKDGIKAIKWFSDNGIQTNCTLVFSAGQAILAAKAGASFVSPFIGRIDDSSWDGVQLIEQIVNIYNSQGYMTEVLAASIRNPLHIVRCAEAGADVCTCPLSSILGLLKHPLTDLGLEQFLKDAKTMAH, encoded by the coding sequence ATGAAATTTTTCATAGATACGGCGAACCTCGCGCAAATTAAAGAAGCACACGATCTGGGTATCCTCGACGGTGTTACTACCAATCCTTCACTGATGGCTAAAGAAGGCATCAAAGGACACGAAGCGATCATGCAACACTACAAAGCTATCTGCGAGATAAGCGATGGTCCTGTAAGTGCTGAAGTATTTGGTACTACGTTCGAAGAGATCGTTGAAGAGGGTAAGGTGCTTGCTGCTATCCACCCTAATATCGTCGTAAAGGTGCCGATGATCAAAGACGGCATCAAAGCAATCAAATGGTTTAGCGACAACGGTATCCAAACTAACTGTACGCTGGTATTCTCTGCTGGTCAGGCTATCCTGGCTGCTAAAGCAGGTGCCAGCTTTGTTTCTCCCTTCATCGGCCGTATCGACGATAGCAGCTGGGATGGTGTTCAACTGATCGAGCAGATCGTGAACATCTACAACTCACAAGGCTACATGACCGAAGTTCTGGCTGCTTCTATCCGCAACCCGCTGCACATCGTACGTTGTGCTGAAGCCGGTGCTGATGTTTGCACTTGCCCGCTGAGCTCTATCCTTGGCCTGTTGAAGCACCCGCTTACAGACCTTGGCCTGGAGCAATTCCTGAAAGACGCAAAAACAATGGCGCACTAA
- a CDS encoding phosphoglucomutase/phosphomannomutase family protein, with protein sequence MVVDKIKFGTDGWRAIIAQDFTVYNVARVSKGLSEWLLQRGSNPTVVLGHDCRFGGELFCEAVAKVLCSNGIKVLMAKGFISTPMISMGVLKLGAQQGVVITASHNPPSYNGYKLKGAHGGPSSPKDIAAVEALIPDSVEIPKEGLAHWEAKGLIEYINLEDMYVSYLQEKFDFEALKNSPFKLAYDAMYGAGQNVMRRLLPNAVLVHCENNPGFNGQAPEPLDKNLQELAKVVATTPEVKIGLATDGDADRIGLYDEDGHFVDAHHIILLLIHYLYKYKGMSGKVAIAFSTTDRVKRMCEAYGLPIEITPVGFKYISEIMVHEDVLVGGEESGGIAVKGHIPERDGIYDGIMLYEFMTKSGKTLKQLCEEVYEVVGRFVYERNDMHIENEKKEHIISTAAKNGYTHFGKYNFNRIETIDGIKYHLDNGGWILLRASGTEPLLRIYAEGNSKEEALDILEDVKKTIL encoded by the coding sequence ATGGTAGTTGATAAAATAAAATTCGGAACGGACGGATGGCGCGCCATCATTGCACAAGACTTCACGGTGTATAACGTGGCCCGTGTTTCTAAGGGCTTGTCTGAGTGGCTTTTGCAAAGAGGCAGCAACCCTACGGTAGTGCTTGGTCACGATTGTCGTTTTGGCGGCGAACTGTTTTGTGAAGCAGTAGCGAAAGTATTGTGCAGCAACGGCATAAAAGTATTGATGGCCAAAGGCTTCATCAGCACGCCTATGATATCGATGGGCGTGTTGAAGCTGGGCGCTCAGCAAGGTGTAGTGATCACCGCATCGCACAACCCACCTTCTTACAATGGCTATAAGCTGAAAGGTGCACACGGTGGCCCTTCAAGCCCGAAAGATATTGCAGCGGTTGAAGCGCTGATACCTGATAGTGTTGAGATACCGAAAGAAGGCCTGGCACATTGGGAAGCCAAAGGCCTGATCGAGTATATCAACCTCGAGGATATGTACGTGAGCTACCTGCAGGAGAAATTTGATTTCGAGGCACTGAAGAACTCACCATTCAAACTGGCGTATGATGCCATGTATGGTGCAGGACAGAACGTAATGCGCCGCCTGCTGCCTAACGCAGTATTAGTACATTGCGAAAACAACCCGGGCTTTAACGGACAAGCACCTGAGCCACTGGATAAAAACCTGCAGGAACTGGCTAAAGTAGTAGCTACTACTCCTGAAGTAAAAATAGGTCTGGCTACCGATGGCGATGCTGATCGTATCGGTCTTTATGATGAAGATGGACATTTTGTAGATGCGCACCATATCATCCTGCTGCTGATACACTATCTATACAAGTACAAAGGCATGAGCGGTAAAGTAGCTATCGCCTTCTCTACTACCGACCGTGTAAAACGTATGTGCGAGGCTTATGGCCTGCCTATCGAGATCACGCCCGTAGGTTTCAAATACATTAGCGAGATCATGGTGCATGAAGATGTGCTGGTTGGTGGCGAAGAAAGTGGTGGTATCGCTGTGAAAGGCCACATCCCTGAACGCGATGGTATCTACGATGGTATCATGCTGTATGAGTTCATGACCAAATCGGGCAAAACACTGAAACAACTTTGCGAAGAGGTGTATGAAGTGGTTGGACGTTTCGTATACGAGCGCAATGATATGCACATCGAGAACGAGAAGAAAGAGCACATCATCAGCACTGCTGCTAAGAATGGTTATACGCACTTCGGCAAATACAACTTCAACCGCATTGAGACCATAGACGGTATCAAATACCACCTGGACAATGGCGGCTGGATACTGCTGCGTGCATCGGGCACTGAGCCACTGCTGCGTATCTATGCAGAGGGCAACAGCAAAGAAGAAGCGCTGGACATCTTGGAAGACGTGAAGAAAACGATACTGTAA
- a CDS encoding NAD-dependent succinate-semialdehyde dehydrogenase, with amino-acid sequence MSDLFTSVNPATGAVFGQYPASDPSKVEKAVKQAHKGFEEWSQFTLKERGAVLKQIAAELRKQKQKLAELATREMGKPIKQAMDEVEKCARTFDFYAKEGPKFLANELVETDAKKSYVSFQPLGVVLAIMPWNFPYWQVFRAMGPALMAGNTMVLKHASNVSACALAIEKVIKASGAPKGLFQTLLLPSSQVAGLIANPAISAITFTGSTYAGSKVAQTAAMHIKKQVLELGGSDAYIVLEDADMDLAVTTSVNGRLINSGQSCVAAKRFIAVKSVRKEFEARMVEQMKAAKFGDPMDEGNKIGPMARHDLRDQLHQQVLKSIEMGAKLLCGGYVPDGEGAFYPPTVLTNVKKGMPAYDEELFGPVASIIEAKDEQDAVRLANDSIYGLGAGIFSKNRKRAEHIAATQLQAGNCFVNSFVHSDPRLPFGGTKQSGYGRELSIFGIREFTNIKTVFIQ; translated from the coding sequence ATGTCCGATCTGTTTACTTCCGTCAATCCCGCTACCGGCGCTGTTTTTGGTCAATATCCTGCCTCTGATCCCTCAAAGGTAGAGAAAGCTGTAAAACAAGCCCACAAAGGATTTGAGGAATGGAGTCAATTTACCCTGAAAGAGAGGGGCGCAGTGCTGAAGCAAATCGCAGCCGAACTGCGTAAACAGAAGCAAAAGCTGGCCGAACTGGCCACGCGGGAGATGGGAAAGCCTATTAAACAGGCGATGGACGAAGTAGAGAAATGCGCCCGCACATTCGATTTTTACGCCAAAGAAGGTCCGAAATTCCTGGCCAATGAGCTGGTGGAGACCGATGCAAAAAAGAGTTATGTGAGTTTTCAGCCACTGGGCGTAGTGCTGGCCATCATGCCCTGGAACTTTCCCTACTGGCAGGTTTTCCGCGCTATGGGGCCTGCGCTGATGGCCGGTAATACCATGGTGCTGAAACATGCCTCTAACGTCAGTGCCTGCGCACTGGCCATAGAGAAGGTGATAAAAGCATCGGGAGCACCCAAAGGATTGTTTCAGACGCTGCTGTTGCCTTCGTCGCAGGTAGCGGGGCTGATAGCGAATCCTGCAATTTCAGCGATCACCTTTACAGGTAGCACCTATGCAGGCAGCAAGGTGGCCCAGACCGCCGCGATGCACATTAAAAAGCAAGTCCTTGAGTTAGGTGGCAGCGATGCTTACATAGTGCTGGAGGATGCTGATATGGACCTTGCGGTGACCACCAGCGTCAATGGCCGCCTCATCAACAGCGGGCAAAGCTGTGTGGCAGCTAAACGATTCATTGCCGTTAAGTCTGTGCGCAAAGAATTTGAGGCGAGAATGGTAGAGCAAATGAAGGCCGCGAAGTTTGGCGACCCCATGGATGAAGGCAATAAGATAGGGCCCATGGCCCGCCACGACCTGCGCGACCAGCTACACCAGCAGGTACTAAAAAGCATAGAGATGGGCGCTAAACTGCTTTGCGGTGGCTATGTACCCGATGGGGAAGGAGCATTCTATCCGCCCACAGTGCTGACCAACGTGAAGAAAGGCATGCCCGCCTATGATGAGGAACTGTTTGGCCCGGTAGCGTCTATCATTGAAGCGAAGGACGAACAGGACGCAGTACGACTTGCTAATGACAGCATCTATGGCCTCGGGGCAGGTATCTTCTCAAAGAACCGCAAAAGGGCAGAACACATAGCAGCAACACAACTGCAGGCGGGCAACTGTTTCGTAAACTCCTTTGTGCACTCAGACCCGAGGCTGCCGTTTGGTGGCACCAAGCAGAGCGGCTATGGCCGTGAGCTCAGCATTTTTGGTATACGTGAGTTCACCAATATCAAAACGGTATTCATTCAATAG
- a CDS encoding SGNH/GDSL hydrolase family protein, giving the protein MYTYLALGDSYTIGEAVPMHENFPHQAVELLKQQNIDVAAPVIVAKTGWTTDELAMAIREHNIMETFSFVTLLIGVNNQYRGRELDNYKEEFIQLLDQAVGFANDKREHVFVLSIPDWGVTPFADDRNREEIAREIDAYNKAAKEITSHYKCHYLDITESTRHNRNNALFLAEDKLHPSTKEYSVWAAKLAPIIARTLKQASTSAQAVK; this is encoded by the coding sequence ATGTATACGTATCTAGCACTAGGAGACTCCTACACTATAGGCGAAGCGGTGCCTATGCACGAGAACTTTCCGCACCAGGCAGTGGAATTGCTGAAGCAGCAGAACATTGATGTAGCTGCACCCGTGATCGTTGCTAAGACTGGCTGGACCACCGATGAGCTGGCCATGGCCATTCGCGAGCACAACATCATGGAGACTTTTTCGTTCGTGACGCTGCTGATAGGCGTGAACAACCAGTACCGCGGCCGTGAGCTGGACAACTATAAAGAAGAGTTCATACAACTGCTGGACCAGGCCGTAGGTTTTGCTAACGACAAGCGGGAGCATGTGTTTGTACTCTCGATACCAGATTGGGGTGTAACACCGTTTGCCGACGACCGCAACCGTGAAGAGATAGCCCGTGAAATAGATGCGTACAACAAAGCTGCGAAGGAGATCACCTCGCACTACAAATGCCACTATCTTGATATTACAGAGAGCACACGCCACAACCGCAACAATGCGCTGTTCTTAGCCGAGGACAAGCTGCACCCATCCACCAAGGAGTATTCGGTATGGGCAGCTAAGCTGGCGCCGATTATAGCCCGCACGCTAAAGCAGGCTTCGACATCAGCCCAGGCTGTTAAATAG
- a CDS encoding thioesterase family protein codes for MINPFQTGDTKEFTHVVSEADTASFKSGEVHAVYSTFALAREAEWSGRLFVLEMKEADEEGIGTGITVKHHSPALVGEEIVFTATLVEVNRHEVVTDYTAKAGDRLIADGRQWQKILKKEKLEKLFNSLG; via the coding sequence ATGATCAATCCCTTCCAGACAGGCGATACTAAAGAGTTCACTCATGTAGTGAGTGAGGCGGATACTGCCAGCTTTAAGAGTGGCGAGGTGCATGCTGTGTATTCAACGTTTGCGCTGGCGCGCGAGGCGGAATGGAGCGGGCGCCTGTTTGTGCTGGAGATGAAGGAAGCGGATGAAGAAGGTATCGGCACAGGCATTACGGTGAAGCACCACTCGCCTGCCCTTGTTGGCGAGGAGATAGTGTTTACCGCCACGCTGGTAGAGGTGAACCGCCACGAGGTAGTGACAGACTATACTGCAAAAGCAGGCGACCGCCTGATAGCAGACGGTCGCCAATGGCAGAAAATATTGAAGAAGGAAAAACTCGAAAAACTATTTAACAGCCTGGGCTGA
- a CDS encoding SanA/YdcF family protein: MRKLKILIISSILLIASSLLAIIYCDKEVTSAAEGKVFTDVTQVPHTHVGLLLGTGKYFGGIVNPYYAYRIEAATKLMRESKVDYLIISGDNGSKEYDEPSMMRADLIAAGIDSTRIYLDYAGFRTFDSMIRLREIFSQNSAIVISQKFHNERALFIAQREGIKAIGFNAQDVSRSVGAKTQLREKLARVKVFVDYILGVQPKFLGPKVPIPA, from the coding sequence ATGCGCAAACTAAAAATCCTTATCATCTCCTCGATTCTACTAATTGCAAGCTCATTGCTGGCCATCATCTATTGCGATAAGGAGGTGACGTCCGCTGCTGAGGGTAAAGTATTTACGGATGTAACGCAGGTGCCTCATACGCATGTAGGCTTGCTGCTGGGTACGGGTAAATATTTTGGTGGGATCGTAAATCCATACTACGCCTATAGAATAGAAGCAGCAACAAAACTGATGAGGGAAAGCAAAGTTGATTACCTCATTATAAGCGGTGATAACGGCAGCAAAGAGTATGACGAACCTAGTATGATGCGCGCTGACCTTATTGCTGCCGGCATAGATTCTACACGTATTTACCTTGATTATGCAGGTTTCAGAACATTCGACTCGATGATCAGGTTGCGTGAAATATTCTCTCAGAATTCGGCAATAGTGATCTCACAAAAATTCCACAACGAAAGAGCCTTGTTCATTGCTCAAAGGGAAGGAATCAAAGCCATCGGCTTTAATGCGCAGGATGTATCACGTTCGGTAGGTGCAAAAACACAGCTGCGCGAGAAGCTAGCCAGGGTAAAAGTTTTTGTCGACTATATTTTGGGGGTACAACCCAAATTTCTTGGTCCTAAGGTTCCCATACCAGCATAA
- a CDS encoding alpha/beta fold hydrolase, with protein MMKDIVINGVALKVNEVRIAEGRPTIIFLHDSLGCIALWRDFPEKLGEATNCNVLVYDRQGYGWSQPFRGNDRSNDYMELEADVLNSLIEQCGITKAILFGHSDGGTIALIAAAKYPERIMGIITEGAHIFVEDITLQGIRDAVLSYHTTNLKDRLEKYHGGKTDSVFRAWADTWLKKEYRSWNIEHFLPKINCPVLAIQGEGDEYGSMAQVDGIVNQVAGKARKLMIRDVGHTPHREARDVVMQESIGFVRFILVYC; from the coding sequence ATGATGAAGGATATTGTCATAAATGGTGTGGCATTAAAGGTGAATGAGGTCAGGATAGCGGAAGGCAGGCCGACGATCATCTTTCTGCACGACTCACTGGGGTGCATCGCGCTGTGGAGGGATTTCCCGGAAAAGCTGGGAGAGGCTACCAATTGCAATGTGCTGGTGTACGACCGGCAGGGCTATGGATGGTCTCAACCATTCAGGGGCAACGACCGCAGCAACGACTACATGGAGCTGGAAGCAGACGTACTGAACAGTTTAATCGAACAATGCGGCATTACTAAAGCCATACTCTTCGGTCACAGCGATGGCGGCACTATTGCACTGATAGCAGCTGCTAAGTACCCAGAGCGCATTATGGGTATCATTACCGAAGGGGCGCACATTTTTGTGGAAGACATCACCCTGCAAGGCATACGCGACGCTGTGCTCTCGTACCACACAACCAACCTGAAAGACCGGCTTGAAAAATATCATGGTGGTAAAACTGACTCGGTGTTCCGCGCATGGGCTGATACCTGGCTGAAAAAAGAATACCGCTCGTGGAATATCGAGCACTTCTTACCTAAAATAAACTGCCCGGTATTGGCAATACAGGGCGAAGGTGATGAATACGGCAGCATGGCACAGGTGGACGGTATCGTCAACCAGGTGGCGGGCAAAGCACGTAAGCTGATGATACGCGATGTAGGGCATACGCCACACAGGGAAGCAAGGGATGTGGTGATGCAGGAGTCGATAGGGTTTGTCAGGTTCATACTAGTCTATTGTTAA
- a CDS encoding T9SS type A sorting domain-containing protein yields the protein MKQFFAGLLCLLPMLGFAQPASVSSSSNIAHVAMGQKHELIPAVTVTSDDMFVAHGKVQSGDESQLPTGDLDDVDQKIKVYPNPMGDCIFVETGFMTSGTMQCILYDAGGKQMMNMSFNVERGIARRIISASKLAAGTYFLHAMYNNGDVSSGTIFTIRKK from the coding sequence ATGAAACAGTTCTTTGCAGGCCTGCTGTGTCTGTTGCCTATGCTGGGTTTCGCTCAGCCTGCAAGCGTAAGTTCTTCCAGCAATATCGCCCATGTGGCTATGGGGCAAAAGCACGAATTGATCCCTGCTGTTACAGTAACCAGCGACGATATGTTTGTTGCACACGGCAAAGTACAAAGCGGCGATGAATCGCAATTGCCAACAGGCGACCTGGACGATGTTGATCAAAAAATAAAGGTCTATCCAAACCCAATGGGTGATTGCATTTTCGTAGAGACAGGTTTTATGACCAGCGGCACCATGCAGTGCATTCTTTACGATGCTGGAGGCAAGCAAATGATGAATATGTCGTTCAATGTAGAGCGTGGAATAGCACGGCGGATAATATCAGCCAGCAAACTGGCAGCCGGCACTTATTTCCTGCATGCTATGTACAACAATGGCGATGTTTCATCGGGCACCATCTTCACAATACGTAAAAAATAG
- a CDS encoding GDYXXLXY domain-containing protein yields MSKLKKILLIVNLALIVVLFNFSVYKKEQTLHNGTLVLMPLAPVDPRSLMQGDYMRLNYNYGEVNSGELAKRGYCVVKLNDSNVATVVRFQPSMKPLATNERLVKYFVGSAGVRIGAESYFFEEGTADKYAEAKYGALRVDDKGNSVLHGLYDENKRLIK; encoded by the coding sequence ATGAGCAAGCTTAAGAAAATACTGCTGATAGTGAATCTTGCACTCATCGTAGTACTGTTCAACTTTTCGGTGTATAAAAAGGAGCAAACCTTACATAATGGCACGCTGGTGCTGATGCCCCTTGCGCCGGTCGACCCGCGCTCACTGATGCAGGGCGATTATATGCGGTTGAACTACAACTACGGAGAGGTCAATTCCGGGGAGCTGGCGAAACGCGGCTATTGCGTGGTGAAGCTGAACGATAGCAATGTTGCCACCGTAGTGCGCTTTCAACCATCAATGAAACCACTGGCAACTAATGAAAGACTGGTGAAGTATTTCGTCGGCTCAGCTGGTGTGCGTATAGGCGCAGAGTCGTATTTCTTTGAAGAAGGAACAGCTGATAAATATGCGGAAGCAAAATACGGTGCGCTGAGGGTAGATGATAAAGGGAATAGTGTATTGCACGGGTTGTATGATGAGAACAAGAGGTTGATAAAATAA